In the genome of Actinomadura luzonensis, the window TCCCCGGGCGCCACCGTCAGCGTCTCCTGGCCGGTCTCCGCCTCCGCCGCGATGCCCAGCGGCACCCCGCCGCCGGCCGCGTACCGCACGCCGCCGTCGGGCTGCAGCAGCACCGCCGGATGGTGCCCGGCCGACGACATGCGGATCGTGCGCCCCTTGACGAAGCCCGCCGCGGCCATCACGAACATGCCCGTGCCCTGCGCCACCAGCGCCTCGTTCACCTTGCGCATCACCAGGTCGGGATCGGACTCCCAGACGCTCAGCACGCGCAGGCCGCCGCGCACCATGGCGCTGACCGAGGCCGCCTCCTCGCCCTTGCCCGCCGCGCCGCCGAGCGCGAACCCCCAGCCGCCCGCCACGGGGAAGACGTCGTAGAACTCCGCGCCCACGGACGAGCCCGGATGGTAGACGGCCGCCGCCTCGTAGCCGGGCACGGAGGGCAGGTTGCGCGGCGCCACGCTCGCCGACAGCGCCTCGGCCGCCTGCGAGCGGCTCTGGTAGCTGGTCTGGGCCCGTACGGCGAGGCCGAGCTGCAGCCCCACCTCCTGCAGCACCGCGAGGTCGGCCAGCGAGAACGGCGGCCGGTCGTGCCCGCGCACCAGTGTCAGCGCCCCGTCGCCGTTGCCGATCGGCACGCACACCAGCGAGCCCGCGCCCATCGCGGTCAGCAGCGGGCCGTCGGCGCAGAAGCCCAGCACGCTCTCGTCGTCGACCATCTCGTGCACGACGCCGGTGCGCCGCTCCAGCACCTGCAGCACCACCTGGCTGCCGGCCGGGTCGGCCGCCTCCACCTGGCGCACCAGCCCCGCCACCGGCAGGTTCTTCGGCCCCATCACGATCGAGCGGCGCGGCAGCCCGTCACGCAGGATGTCGGCGATGACCCAGTCGGCCCACTCGGCCGCCAGCAGGCGGGTGGCCCGCGCCACCGCCACCGGGCGCAGCAACGCCTGCTCGTCCAGCAGCAGCTTGCCCATCTTGACCAGCAGGTCCTGCCGCTTGGCCGCGGCGATGAGCAGCGCGCCGTCGGACTGCTCCGGCCGCCGCGTGCCCGGCTCGGGAAGCTGCACCTCGGTCGGCAGCGCCACGGCCGCCACCATCTGCTGCGGCTCGCCCGGCATCGTCAGCCGGGTCAGC includes:
- a CDS encoding SpoIIE family protein phosphatase: MTMPDLEHALDALAGRVSSLREARTAYPSDLAPTLDASLAELDTAVELLAEAREQLRKAPKRTAGRKDGAQRELKLLRQVFRAFPVPVIVLDGGGVVRRINPETSRMLGSPDGYLVGRSFPLLVDVSRRAAFRSHLTSVLQTGQPSAFETRLAHQGRTHTVQVALTRLTMPGEPQQMVAAVALPTEVQLPEPGTRRPEQSDGALLIAAAKRQDLLVKMGKLLLDEQALLRPVAVARATRLLAAEWADWVIADILRDGLPRRSIVMGPKNLPVAGLVRQVEAADPAGSQVVLQVLERRTGVVHEMVDDESVLGFCADGPLLTAMGAGSLVCVPIGNGDGALTLVRGHDRPPFSLADLAVLQEVGLQLGLAVRAQTSYQSRSQAAEALSASVAPRNLPSVPGYEAAAVYHPGSSVGAEFYDVFPVAGGWGFALGGAAGKGEEAASVSAMVRGGLRVLSVWESDPDLVMRKVNEALVAQGTGMFVMAAAGFVKGRTIRMSSAGHHPAVLLQPDGGVRYAAGGGVPLGIAAEAETGQETLTVAPGETLVLYSEGLISSRNERGEPYGEERLADVLGRCAGQAPSAVVKAVEEDRNLFSGGQVWDEIVVFALRGV